TCCCCGCCTGGATGGGCGCGACCTGGGACAAGCTCGCGGTGCTGCGCTACGGCGAGAACCCCCACCAGTCCGCCGCGCTCTACGCCAGCGGCTTCCTGCCCGGCGGCCCCGGCCTCGCCCAGGCGACGCAGCACCACGGCAAGGAGATGTCCTACAACAACTACGTCGACGCCGACGCCGCCCACCGCGCCGCGTACGACTTCGACCGGCCGGCCGTCGCGATCATCAAGCACGCCAACCCGTGCGGCATCGCCGTCGCGGACGACGTGGCGAGCGCCCACCGCAAGGCCCACGAGTGCGACCCGGTGAGCGCCTTCGGCGGCGTGATCGCCACCAACGTGCCGGTGACGGTCGCGATGGCCGAGCAGGTCGCGGAGATCTTCACCGAGGTGATCGTGGCCCCGGGCTACGAGGACGGGGCGATCGAAGCGCTGCAGGCGAAGAAGAACATCCGCATCCTGGAGTGCCCGGCGCCCGCCGGCGGCGGCAGCGAGATGCGCGCGATCTCGGGCGGCCTGCTGCTGCAGCAGCGCGACGTGATCTCCGCGGAGGGCGACGACCCGTCGACCTGGACCCTCGCCACCGGCGAGGCCGCCTCGGATGAGGTGCTCGCCGACCTCGCCTTCGCGTGGCGTGCCTGCCGCGCGGTGAAGTCCAACGCGATCCTGCTCGCGGCCGACGGTGCCTCGGTCGGCGTCGGCATGGGTCAGGTCAACCGGGTCGACTCGTGCCGCCTCGCGGTCGAGCGGGCGGGGGAGCGGGCCGCGTCCGCCGTGGCCGCGTCCGACGCGTTCTTCCCCTTCGCCGACGGTCCGCAGATCCTCATCGACGCCGGCGTGAAGGCGATCGTCCAGCCCGGTGGCTCGGTGCGCGACGCCGAGGTGGTCGCGGCGTGCGAGGCGGCCGGCGTGACGATGTACCTCACCGGCGCGCGGCACTTCTTCCACTGAGCGCTGCCGGAGCGGTGCCCCACCCCACAGTCCGGACGCGTGGACCGTGGGTGGGACACCGCTCGCCGCGTGGGGGTCGGGCGGCCCTAGACTGCCTCGGGTGACGGCACAGACCCTCGACGGCGCAGCCACCCTGCGGACCATCAAGGCAGAGCTCGCCCAGCGGGTCGCCGCGCTGAAGGAGCAGGGGGTGGTCCCCGGGCTCGGCACCGTGCTCGTCGGCGACGATCCCGGCTCGCACTGGTACGTCGGTGCGAAGCACAAGGACTGCGCGGAGATCGGCATCACCTCGATCCGCCGCGACCTGCCCGCGACCGCCACCCAGGCCGAGGTCGAGGCCGTCATCGACGAGCTCAACGCCGACGACGCCTGCACCGGCTTCATCGTCCAGCAGCCCACCGGGCTCGACGAGTTCGCGCTGCTCTCCCGCGTCGACCCCGACAAGGACGTCGACGGCCTCCACCCGACCAACCTCGGCAAGCTGGTGCTCGGCGAGCCCGGTCCGCTGCCGTGCACGCCGGTCGGCTCGATCGAGCTGCTGCGCCGCCACGGCGTGGAGATCGCCGGCGCCGAGGTCGTGGTCGTCGGGCGCGGCATCACCGTGGGCCGCCCGCTCGGGCTGCTGCTCACCCGCCGCTCGGAGAACGCCACCGTCACCCTGTGCCACACCGGCACCCGCGACCTGGCCGCCCACGTGCGCGACGCCGACATCGTCGTCGCCGCCGCCGGCGTGCCGGGCATCATCACTGCCGACATGGTCAAGCCCGGCGCGGCCGTCCTCGACGTCGGGGTCTCGCGCGTCGACGGCAAGGTCACCGGCGACGTCGCGCCCGACGTCTGGGACGTCGCGGGCTGGGTCTCCCCGAACCCCAAGGGCGTCGGGCCGATGACCCGCGCGATGCTGCTGTCCAACATCGTCGAGATCGCCGAGAAGTCCGCCCGGTCGTCCGGATGACCGACCGCGACCCGAGCGGCCCGGCCGAGCCCCAGATCGAGCCGCCGGAGTCCGTGGAGCCGGTCTCCGCCGAGCCGGTCGACCCCGAGGACCCGCGCCGCTACCCCTCGACCATCGGGGGCGCGTTCTACCTGCTCGTCCTCGGCGTCGTCGGCGCCGCGCTGGTC
Above is a genomic segment from Nocardioides okcheonensis containing:
- the purH gene encoding bifunctional phosphoribosylaminoimidazolecarboxamide formyltransferase/IMP cyclohydrolase, translating into MSSHAEHRIPIRRALVSVYDKAGLDDLVRGLHEAGVELVSTGGSAALIESLGLPVTKVEDLTGFPECLDGRVKTLHPRVHAGILADRRLDSHVAQLEELGVEPFDLVVSNLYPFTQTVMSGASPDECVEQIDIGGPSMVRAAAKNHPSVAIVTSPAAYADVLAAVAAGGFTLAERQRLAAEAFVHTATYDVHVASWMGNALTDTSAGTGFPAWMGATWDKLAVLRYGENPHQSAALYASGFLPGGPGLAQATQHHGKEMSYNNYVDADAAHRAAYDFDRPAVAIIKHANPCGIAVADDVASAHRKAHECDPVSAFGGVIATNVPVTVAMAEQVAEIFTEVIVAPGYEDGAIEALQAKKNIRILECPAPAGGGSEMRAISGGLLLQQRDVISAEGDDPSTWTLATGEAASDEVLADLAFAWRACRAVKSNAILLAADGASVGVGMGQVNRVDSCRLAVERAGERAASAVAASDAFFPFADGPQILIDAGVKAIVQPGGSVRDAEVVAACEAAGVTMYLTGARHFFH
- a CDS encoding bifunctional methylenetetrahydrofolate dehydrogenase/methenyltetrahydrofolate cyclohydrolase gives rise to the protein MTAQTLDGAATLRTIKAELAQRVAALKEQGVVPGLGTVLVGDDPGSHWYVGAKHKDCAEIGITSIRRDLPATATQAEVEAVIDELNADDACTGFIVQQPTGLDEFALLSRVDPDKDVDGLHPTNLGKLVLGEPGPLPCTPVGSIELLRRHGVEIAGAEVVVVGRGITVGRPLGLLLTRRSENATVTLCHTGTRDLAAHVRDADIVVAAAGVPGIITADMVKPGAAVLDVGVSRVDGKVTGDVAPDVWDVAGWVSPNPKGVGPMTRAMLLSNIVEIAEKSARSSG